Proteins from a single region of Vicinamibacterales bacterium:
- a CDS encoding zinc-dependent alcohol dehydrogenase family protein has translation MRAMALRQRGLGRVEAVDLESDAPGPSSVAVRVLACGVCRTDLHVVDGDLPVPALPIVPGHEIVGRVEAVGENVEAFVPGDRVGIPWLGWSCGECEFCRAQRENLCPRARFTGYDIHGGYAERTIADARYCFALPDAYDDRHAAPLLCAGLIGYRAYRMAGPGARIGIYGFGAAAHVITQVAVRQGRAVYAFVSPGDDAAMRFAREVGAAWAGPSNEPPPVRLDSALIFAPAGHLVPEALSRVKPGGTVVCAGIHMSDIPSFPYRVLWQERIVRSVANLTRADAEGFLRLAAEIPIHTHVTAYPLADANAALDDLRAGRLSGAAVLIP, from the coding sequence ATGCGTGCCATGGCATTGCGGCAACGGGGGCTCGGCAGGGTCGAAGCCGTCGACCTCGAGTCGGACGCACCCGGTCCGTCGTCAGTGGCGGTCCGGGTGCTGGCCTGCGGCGTCTGCCGAACGGATCTGCATGTCGTCGACGGCGACCTGCCCGTTCCGGCGCTGCCGATCGTGCCCGGCCACGAGATCGTCGGGCGTGTCGAGGCGGTGGGTGAGAACGTCGAGGCGTTCGTTCCGGGCGACCGCGTCGGGATACCGTGGCTCGGATGGTCGTGCGGCGAGTGCGAGTTCTGCAGGGCGCAGCGGGAGAACCTGTGTCCGCGCGCGCGGTTCACCGGATACGACATCCACGGCGGGTATGCGGAACGCACGATCGCGGACGCCCGGTACTGTTTTGCCCTTCCCGACGCGTATGACGACCGGCACGCCGCGCCGCTGCTCTGCGCCGGGCTGATTGGCTACCGCGCGTATCGAATGGCGGGGCCGGGCGCGCGGATCGGCATTTACGGCTTCGGCGCTGCCGCGCACGTCATCACGCAGGTTGCGGTACGACAGGGCCGTGCAGTGTACGCCTTCGTGTCTCCGGGCGACGATGCCGCCATGCGTTTCGCGCGCGAGGTCGGCGCCGCGTGGGCCGGACCTTCGAACGAACCGCCGCCCGTGCGGCTGGACAGCGCGCTCATCTTCGCGCCGGCCGGCCACCTCGTACCGGAAGCATTGTCCCGCGTGAAGCCCGGCGGCACCGTCGTCTGCGCCGGTATCCACATGAGCGACATTCCCTCGTTCCCGTATCGCGTGCTGTGGCAGGAGCGAATCGTGCGATCCGTGGCCAACCTGACGCGCGCCGATGCCGAGGGGTTTCTGCGGCTGGCGGCGGAGATTCCGATACACACGCACGTCACGGCATACCCGCTGGCGGACGCCAACGCGGCACTGGACGACCTGCGGGCAGGACGTCTCTCCGGCGCGGCCGTGCTGATCCCCTGA
- a CDS encoding phosphoribosyltransferase, with the protein MQLEHGPRRAGFADRRQAGAALAELLKQFAGRKDVDVLALPRGGVPVGYEVARALGARLDVFVVRKLGMPGHSELAMGAIASGDVRVMNQDVLQAYPVSASAIEAVTRAERLELDRRERAYRDGRPLVPIAGRIVILVDDGLATGSTMHAAVLAVRRLQPARVVVAVPVGARQTCDALRGIADEVVCASTPEPFRAVGLWYGDFAQTTDEEVRQLLARASAGSPAPAGRSA; encoded by the coding sequence ATGCAGTTGGAGCACGGACCGCGGCGTGCCGGCTTCGCCGATCGCCGGCAAGCCGGGGCGGCGCTCGCTGAACTGCTGAAGCAGTTCGCCGGCAGGAAGGACGTCGACGTGCTGGCCCTCCCCCGCGGCGGCGTCCCCGTCGGCTACGAAGTGGCGCGCGCGTTGGGCGCCCGGCTCGACGTCTTCGTCGTGAGGAAGCTCGGAATGCCGGGTCACTCGGAGCTCGCGATGGGCGCAATCGCGAGCGGTGACGTCCGGGTCATGAATCAGGACGTACTCCAGGCGTATCCGGTCTCCGCCTCGGCCATCGAGGCGGTGACGCGCGCCGAGCGGCTGGAGCTGGATCGCCGCGAGCGCGCCTATCGCGACGGACGGCCGCTCGTGCCGATCGCCGGACGCATCGTCATTCTCGTCGACGACGGTCTGGCGACCGGTTCGACGATGCACGCCGCGGTGCTCGCGGTGCGGCGGCTGCAGCCGGCGCGCGTGGTCGTCGCGGTGCCGGTCGGCGCGAGGCAGACCTGCGACGCGCTGCGCGGGATCGCGGACGAGGTCGTCTGCGCCTCCACTCCGGAGCCGTTCAGAGCGGTCGGCCTGTGGTACGGCGACTTCGCGCAGACGACGGACGAGGAGGTCCGCCAGCTTCTCGCGCGCGCCAGCGCCGGCTCGCCGGCTCCCGCCGGACGGAGCGCGTGA
- the pdhA gene encoding pyruvate dehydrogenase (acetyl-transferring) E1 component subunit alpha translates to MTGTLDAVRAQHLLREMLRIRRFEEKCAELYSAGKIRGFLHLYIGEEAVAAGAMQALAADDAVVATYREHGHALARGIPAEALMAEMFGKQEGCSRGRGGSMHVFDAATRFYGGNAIVGGGLPIAVGLALADAYLGRQRVTACFFGDGATAEGEFHESMNLAALWRLPVLFLCENNLYAMGTRIERALSQTDLTAKARTYGMPAECVDGMDVLAVERAARQAADAVRGGGGPFFLECRTYRFRAHSMFDAELYRDKAEVEDWKKRDPIALLRTTLEAAAIVDEAAAARLDGEVQREIARAVEFADAGSWEPVEQLTRDVYTPAAEKAHGFAAS, encoded by the coding sequence ATGACCGGCACGCTCGACGCGGTTCGCGCGCAACACCTGCTGCGCGAGATGCTGCGCATCCGGCGCTTCGAGGAGAAGTGCGCGGAACTGTACAGCGCCGGCAAGATCCGCGGCTTCCTGCACCTCTACATCGGCGAGGAGGCGGTCGCCGCGGGCGCGATGCAGGCGCTGGCGGCCGACGACGCCGTCGTCGCCACCTACCGCGAGCACGGCCACGCGCTGGCGCGCGGCATCCCGGCCGAGGCGCTGATGGCCGAGATGTTCGGCAAGCAGGAGGGCTGCAGCCGCGGCCGCGGCGGATCGATGCACGTATTCGACGCGGCGACGCGCTTCTATGGCGGAAACGCGATCGTCGGCGGCGGACTTCCCATCGCCGTCGGCCTCGCCCTGGCGGACGCATACCTTGGCCGGCAGCGGGTGACCGCCTGTTTCTTCGGCGACGGCGCCACCGCGGAAGGCGAGTTTCACGAGTCGATGAACCTTGCGGCCCTGTGGCGGCTGCCGGTCCTGTTCCTCTGCGAGAACAACCTGTACGCCATGGGCACCCGGATCGAACGCGCGCTGTCGCAAACGGACTTGACTGCGAAGGCGCGCACCTATGGAATGCCGGCCGAGTGCGTCGACGGCATGGACGTCCTCGCCGTCGAGCGGGCCGCCCGGCAGGCGGCGGACGCGGTGAGGGGCGGGGGCGGCCCGTTCTTCCTCGAGTGCCGCACCTATCGCTTCCGTGCCCATTCGATGTTCGACGCGGAGCTCTATCGCGACAAGGCGGAGGTCGAGGACTGGAAGAAGCGCGATCCGATTGCGCTGCTGCGGACGACCCTCGAAGCCGCAGCGATCGTCGACGAGGCCGCGGCGGCGCGCCTGGACGGCGAGGTACAGCGCGAGATCGCGCGTGCCGTCGAGTTCGCGGACGCAGGCTCGTGGGAACCCGTCGAGCAGCTGACCCGCGACGTCTACACGCCGGCGGCGGAGAAGGCTCATGGCTTCGCCGCCAGCTGA
- a CDS encoding phosphopantetheine-binding protein, which yields MTREAIRDAVVKALTSVAPEIDPSSLTPDGEFRQQVDLDSMDFLNFVIALHASLGVDVPEADYPKLASMNATVNYLAARVGSG from the coding sequence GTGACGCGCGAGGCGATTCGGGACGCGGTCGTGAAGGCGCTCACCAGCGTCGCCCCGGAGATCGATCCGTCGTCACTGACGCCGGACGGCGAGTTCCGCCAGCAGGTCGATCTCGACTCGATGGACTTCCTGAACTTCGTCATCGCGCTGCACGCGAGTCTCGGCGTCGACGTGCCGGAGGCGGACTATCCCAAGCTCGCCTCGATGAATGCGACCGTGAACTATCTGGCCGCGCGCGTGGGGAGCGGCTGA
- a CDS encoding BON domain-containing protein, with the protein MTDTDARTRDAVMRQLEWDPEVDAGGVGVAAKGGVVTLTGFIGTYSGKLAAERAAKRVRGVRAVANDVEVRLRLERTDPDIAADVVRALELRSTIPRGVQAAVHNGCVTLTGKVAWVYQQRDAEKAVRHVRGVRNVMNHITVAPRAVERDVRHRIVQALHRNANIDARHINVAVAGAEATLSGTVASWLQRESAARAAADAPGITHVENLIVVESRPIDGVLEDAD; encoded by the coding sequence ATGACCGACACTGATGCCCGCACGCGAGACGCGGTGATGCGCCAGTTGGAGTGGGATCCCGAGGTCGACGCGGGCGGCGTGGGCGTGGCGGCAAAGGGCGGCGTCGTCACGCTCACCGGCTTCATCGGCACGTATTCAGGGAAGCTCGCCGCCGAGCGTGCCGCCAAGCGGGTGCGCGGCGTCCGGGCCGTCGCCAACGACGTCGAGGTGCGGCTGAGACTCGAGCGGACCGATCCCGATATCGCGGCGGACGTCGTTCGCGCGCTGGAGCTGCGCAGCACGATTCCGCGGGGCGTGCAGGCCGCCGTGCACAACGGGTGCGTCACGCTGACCGGCAAGGTGGCTTGGGTGTATCAGCAGCGCGACGCGGAGAAGGCGGTGCGCCACGTTCGCGGCGTGCGCAACGTGATGAACCACATCACCGTCGCACCTCGCGCCGTCGAACGCGACGTGCGCCATCGGATCGTGCAGGCGCTGCACCGCAATGCCAACATCGATGCCCGTCACATCAACGTCGCGGTCGCCGGAGCCGAAGCCACGCTGAGCGGCACCGTCGCAAGCTGGCTGCAGCGGGAGTCGGCGGCGCGCGCCGCCGCGGACGCGCCGGGCATCACGCACGTCGAGAACCTGATCGTGGTGGAGTCCCGGCCGATCGACGGCGTCCTGGAAGACGCGGACTGA
- a CDS encoding alpha-ketoacid dehydrogenase subunit beta, translating to MASPPADRVTYREAVREAIREALLRDPRVFLMGEDVGRYGGAYAVSKGLLAEFGPERIRDTPLSESTFVGAGIGAALGGTRPIVEVMTVNFSLLALDQIVNNAATIRHMSGGGFSVPLVIRMATGAGRQLAAQHAHSLEGWFAHVPGLRIVTPATIEDARGMLWTALENPDPVLIFEHQALYNLEGELPAGAGAVDIDRAAVRRPGRDVTLVTYGGTLVKTLAAAETLAGENIHAEVIDLRTLRPLDMDTVLASVRKTRRVVVVDEGWRSGSLAGEILARIAESAFYDLDAPVRRVCSAEVPIPYPKHLEDAALPQPAAVVEAVRALVPAGAAA from the coding sequence ATGGCTTCGCCGCCAGCTGACCGCGTCACGTACCGGGAGGCGGTGCGGGAGGCGATTCGAGAAGCGCTGCTGCGCGACCCGCGCGTCTTCCTGATGGGCGAGGACGTCGGCCGCTACGGCGGGGCGTATGCGGTGAGCAAGGGCCTCCTCGCCGAGTTCGGTCCCGAGCGGATCCGTGATACGCCGCTGTCCGAGTCCACGTTCGTCGGCGCCGGCATCGGCGCCGCGCTCGGCGGCACGCGGCCGATCGTCGAAGTGATGACGGTGAACTTCAGCCTCCTGGCGCTCGACCAGATCGTCAACAACGCGGCGACGATTCGCCACATGTCGGGCGGCGGCTTCAGCGTGCCGCTGGTCATCCGCATGGCCACCGGCGCCGGACGACAGCTCGCGGCCCAGCACGCGCACAGCCTCGAGGGATGGTTCGCGCACGTGCCCGGCCTGCGAATCGTCACGCCCGCCACGATCGAGGACGCGCGCGGCATGCTCTGGACCGCGCTGGAGAATCCCGATCCGGTGCTGATCTTCGAGCACCAGGCGCTCTACAACCTGGAAGGGGAGCTTCCGGCCGGCGCCGGCGCGGTTGACATCGACCGTGCCGCGGTGCGCCGGCCCGGACGCGACGTGACGCTCGTCACCTACGGCGGCACGCTGGTCAAGACGCTGGCGGCGGCGGAGACGCTCGCCGGCGAGAACATCCACGCCGAGGTGATCGACCTGAGGACGCTGCGGCCGCTCGACATGGACACGGTGCTCGCGTCCGTGCGCAAGACGCGGCGCGTCGTCGTCGTGGACGAGGGCTGGCGGAGCGGAAGCCTCGCGGGCGAGATTCTCGCGCGGATTGCCGAATCCGCGTTCTACGATCTCGATGCGCCGGTGAGGCGCGTCTGCTCGGCGGAAGTGCCAATCCCCTACCCCAAGCACCTCGAAGACGCCGCGCTCCCGCAGCCCGCGGCGGTGGTCGAGGCGGTTCGGGCGCTCGTCCCCGCCGGCGCCGCCGCATGA
- a CDS encoding CBS domain-containing protein — translation MKVKDLMTTDLRTCTPETTVAEAAHLMWEGDCGILPVVAGGELAGIVTDRDMYIALATQNARASRLTVGAVATKNPITCAPEDDVQAALAMMKQARVRRLPVVGFGGSVLGILSLNDIVLAAGSGKKVKGEDVLSTLQAICGHHHPAPHVVAA, via the coding sequence ATGAAGGTCAAGGATCTGATGACGACGGATCTCAGGACGTGCACGCCTGAGACGACCGTCGCCGAGGCCGCCCACCTGATGTGGGAAGGCGACTGCGGCATCCTGCCGGTGGTCGCCGGCGGCGAGCTGGCCGGAATCGTGACCGACCGCGACATGTACATCGCGCTCGCGACGCAGAATGCGCGCGCCTCGCGGTTGACGGTGGGCGCGGTGGCCACGAAGAACCCCATCACGTGTGCGCCGGAAGACGATGTGCAGGCGGCGCTCGCGATGATGAAGCAGGCTCGCGTGCGGCGCCTGCCGGTCGTCGGATTCGGCGGCTCGGTGCTCGGGATCCTGTCGTTGAACGACATCGTGCTGGCCGCCGGCTCCGGCAAGAAGGTGAAGGGCGAAGACGTCCTGTCGACGCTGCAGGCGATCTGCGGCCATCACCACCCCGCGCCTCACGTGGTTGCCGCGTGA
- the acsA gene encoding acetate--CoA ligase, with product MNTQPLGSIRLTEKQTPWSTIRKRGDGPGVVPNMRDYERAWMEFGWDEARRRLDGLPGGAGLNIAHEAVDRHTAALHGNRLALRWIGRTGERRDFSYDDLRDATSRFANVLKRLGAGAGDVVATLAGRIPPLYIAALGTLKNRSVYTPLFSAFGPEPIVSRMTIARARVLVTTDTLYRKKVEPVRNRMPALEHVLLVRESTAPLPAATLDFHALLAGASGDFTIAPTDPQDVALLHFTSGTTGSPKGALHVHDAVVAHHETARLALDFHPGDRFWCTADPGWVTGTSYGIIAPLTHGLTMIADEAEFDTERWYRILEDERVTVWYTAPTAIRMLLKAGTAIARRHDLRSLRFLGSVGEPLNPEAVAWGLDAFGQPFHDNWWQTETGGIMIANFAAMDIRPGSMGRPLPGVEAAIVQRNDDGTVTEIAEPDVQGQLALRPGWPSMFRGYLGDEERYRDCFAGGFYLTGDLAQRDADGYYWFVGRAGDVIKSSGHLIGPFEVESALLEHEAVAEAGVIGKPDPIAGEIVKAFVSLKPGFTGDEELRRSILACARIRLGAVVAPKEIAFISSVPKTRSGKIMRRLLKARELGLPEGDTSTLEPAP from the coding sequence ATGAACACGCAGCCTCTTGGCAGCATCCGGTTGACCGAGAAGCAGACGCCGTGGTCCACCATCCGCAAGCGCGGCGACGGCCCCGGGGTGGTGCCGAACATGCGGGACTACGAACGCGCCTGGATGGAGTTCGGGTGGGACGAGGCGCGCCGCCGGCTGGACGGCCTTCCCGGCGGCGCAGGTCTCAACATCGCGCACGAGGCGGTGGATCGCCACACCGCCGCCCTGCACGGCAACCGGCTGGCGCTGCGCTGGATCGGCCGGACCGGCGAGCGCCGCGATTTCTCGTACGACGATCTCCGCGATGCGACCAGCCGTTTTGCCAACGTGCTCAAGCGGCTCGGCGCCGGCGCCGGCGACGTCGTCGCAACGCTGGCCGGCCGCATCCCGCCGCTCTACATCGCAGCGCTCGGCACGCTCAAGAACCGCAGCGTCTACACGCCGCTGTTCTCGGCATTCGGACCGGAGCCGATTGTCTCGCGGATGACGATCGCCCGGGCACGCGTGCTGGTGACCACCGACACGCTGTACCGAAAGAAGGTGGAGCCGGTCCGCAACCGGATGCCCGCGCTCGAGCACGTGCTCCTGGTGCGCGAGTCGACGGCGCCCTTGCCCGCCGCCACGCTCGACTTCCACGCGCTGCTCGCCGGGGCGAGCGGCGACTTCACCATTGCTCCCACCGATCCTCAGGACGTCGCGCTGCTCCACTTCACGAGCGGCACGACCGGCTCGCCGAAAGGCGCGCTGCACGTGCACGACGCGGTCGTCGCCCACCACGAAACCGCGCGTCTCGCGCTCGATTTTCATCCCGGCGATCGCTTCTGGTGCACCGCCGACCCTGGATGGGTCACCGGGACGTCGTACGGCATCATCGCGCCGCTGACGCATGGCCTGACGATGATCGCCGACGAAGCGGAGTTCGATACCGAGCGCTGGTACCGGATCCTCGAGGACGAGCGCGTCACCGTCTGGTACACCGCGCCGACGGCGATCCGCATGCTGCTGAAAGCGGGGACGGCGATCGCGCGGCGGCACGACTTGCGCAGCCTGCGCTTTCTCGGAAGCGTCGGGGAGCCGCTCAACCCGGAAGCGGTCGCCTGGGGCCTCGACGCCTTCGGCCAGCCGTTCCATGACAACTGGTGGCAGACCGAGACCGGCGGCATCATGATCGCGAACTTCGCTGCCATGGACATCCGGCCGGGATCGATGGGGCGTCCGCTGCCGGGCGTCGAAGCGGCCATCGTTCAGCGCAACGACGACGGCACGGTCACCGAGATCGCGGAACCCGACGTCCAGGGGCAGCTGGCGCTGCGTCCGGGCTGGCCCTCGATGTTCCGCGGGTATCTCGGCGACGAGGAGCGGTACCGCGACTGCTTCGCGGGCGGGTTCTATCTCACCGGCGACCTCGCCCAGCGCGACGCCGACGGATACTACTGGTTCGTCGGCCGCGCCGGCGACGTGATCAAGTCGTCGGGGCACCTGATCGGGCCGTTCGAAGTCGAGAGTGCGCTGCTCGAGCACGAGGCGGTGGCAGAGGCGGGGGTGATTGGCAAGCCGGATCCGATCGCGGGCGAAATCGTGAAGGCTTTCGTGTCGCTGAAGCCCGGCTTCACCGGCGACGAGGAGCTGCGCCGCTCGATCCTGGCGTGCGCGCGCATCCGTCTCGGAGCGGTGGTCGCGCCGAAGGAGATCGCCTTCATCTCAAGCGTTCCGAAAACCAGATCCGGCAAGATCATGCGCCGGCTGCTCAAGGCGCGCGAGCTGGGACTTCCCGAAGGGGACACCTCGACGCTGGAGCCGGCGCCATGA
- a CDS encoding dihydrolipoamide acetyltransferase family protein encodes MIEFRMPSLGADMEAGTLVEWVKKPGDPVARGDIIAVVDTEKGAIEIEVFDAGVIESTVVEPGAKVPVGTLLAVIRAPGEGPGAPAAGAAASAAAPQPPSAAAPSPAAAIVTRARVSPAARKRAGELQVDVGAIEASGPDGSITVADVERAAARRRAPAAPADRATSMRGAIGAAMARAKREIPHLYLTTTVDLSRSLAWLTAENQRRAVADRLLPVVLFIKAAARACVEVPAVNGFWTESGFTAGAGVHIGCAIALRGGGLVAPALHDVDRKPLDVLARELADLVKRARAGGLRSSEMSDATITVTNLGDLGVESAYAIIHPPQVAILAVGRVVERPWVAEGRIEPRSVVSMSVSADHRATDGREAGLFLAAIDRALQAPESL; translated from the coding sequence ATGATCGAGTTCCGCATGCCGTCGCTCGGCGCCGACATGGAAGCGGGAACGCTCGTCGAATGGGTGAAGAAGCCGGGCGATCCCGTGGCCCGCGGCGACATCATCGCGGTGGTCGACACCGAGAAGGGCGCGATCGAGATCGAGGTTTTCGACGCCGGCGTGATTGAGAGCACGGTGGTGGAACCCGGCGCGAAGGTGCCGGTGGGCACGCTGCTGGCCGTCATCCGCGCGCCAGGAGAAGGCCCGGGCGCGCCGGCGGCTGGCGCCGCGGCGTCGGCGGCGGCCCCGCAGCCGCCGTCAGCCGCCGCCCCGAGCCCCGCCGCAGCGATTGTCACGCGCGCGCGGGTCTCTCCCGCCGCGCGCAAACGCGCCGGCGAGCTCCAGGTGGACGTCGGCGCGATCGAGGCGAGCGGGCCGGACGGATCGATCACCGTCGCCGACGTCGAACGCGCGGCAGCTCGACGGCGGGCGCCGGCCGCGCCGGCCGATCGCGCTACCTCCATGCGGGGCGCGATTGGCGCAGCGATGGCGCGCGCAAAGCGCGAGATCCCGCACCTCTACCTCACGACCACGGTGGATCTGTCCCGTTCGCTCGCCTGGCTGACCGCGGAGAACCAGCGACGGGCGGTCGCGGATCGGCTGCTGCCCGTCGTACTGTTCATCAAGGCGGCCGCGCGGGCATGCGTCGAGGTCCCCGCCGTGAACGGCTTCTGGACGGAGAGCGGATTCACCGCCGGCGCCGGCGTGCACATCGGCTGCGCCATCGCGCTTCGCGGGGGCGGTCTCGTCGCGCCGGCGTTGCACGATGTCGACCGGAAGCCGCTCGACGTGCTGGCGCGCGAGCTCGCCGACCTGGTCAAGCGGGCGCGAGCCGGCGGGCTGCGCAGCTCGGAGATGAGCGACGCGACGATCACGGTGACGAACCTCGGCGATCTCGGCGTCGAGTCGGCCTACGCGATCATCCATCCGCCGCAGGTGGCGATCCTCGCCGTCGGCCGCGTCGTCGAACGGCCGTGGGTGGCAGAGGGACGCATCGAGCCCCGGTCCGTCGTGTCGATGAGCGTGTCGGCGGATCATCGCGCGACCGACGGCCGCGAGGCGGGTCTGTTCCTGGCCGCAATCGACCGGGCGCTGCAGGCGCCGGAGTCGTTGTGA
- a CDS encoding Hsp20/alpha crystallin family protein, with amino-acid sequence MTPKRTALVPRDPFALLTQMTSDLDRMFESSGWPSFRLPLLPARSGADAATWFPEIDVFEKDNRLVTKIDLPGMKKEDVKVEVTDGHLAISGERKTEAEEKKENFYRCEREYGSFYRAVPLPQGVRLEDVKATFADGVLEVSIPLPVKAEAKPRQVEIQEPQRAAKTAA; translated from the coding sequence ATGACACCGAAGAGAACCGCGCTCGTACCCCGCGATCCATTCGCACTGCTGACGCAGATGACGTCCGACCTCGATCGCATGTTCGAGTCATCGGGCTGGCCCTCGTTCCGACTGCCGCTGTTGCCGGCCCGCTCGGGCGCCGATGCGGCCACCTGGTTCCCCGAAATCGACGTGTTCGAGAAGGACAATCGCCTCGTCACGAAGATCGACCTTCCCGGGATGAAGAAGGAAGACGTGAAGGTGGAAGTCACCGACGGACACCTCGCGATCTCCGGCGAGCGGAAGACCGAGGCCGAGGAGAAGAAGGAGAACTTCTATCGCTGCGAACGCGAGTACGGCAGCTTCTATCGCGCCGTTCCGCTGCCGCAGGGGGTCAGGCTCGAGGATGTCAAGGCGACGTTCGCCGACGGCGTCCTGGAAGTCAGCATTCCGCTGCCGGTGAAGGCCGAGGCGAAGCCCCGCCAGGTCGAGATCCAGGAGCCTCAGCGCGCCGCGAAGACGGCGGCGTAG
- a CDS encoding alpha/beta family hydrolase, producing the protein MREPTAIRTTPVQLRAGAVLIDGDLTMPERALGLVVFAHGSGSSRFSSRNRTVAQTLEDGGFATLLLDLLTRREEAIDLQTREYRFDIDRLAQRVVAAIDWSATQPALSALPLACFGASTGAAAALIAAAERPNAVRAVISRGGRPDLAGDALPQVQAPTLLIVGGADDVVIDLNRQAMRRMRAPVSLEIVPGATHLFEEPGTLQAVSRLALAWCHCHLRSTRS; encoded by the coding sequence ATGCGCGAGCCAACGGCCATCCGAACGACGCCGGTGCAGCTTCGGGCCGGAGCGGTGCTGATCGACGGCGACCTGACGATGCCCGAACGGGCCCTCGGGCTGGTCGTCTTCGCACACGGCAGCGGCAGCAGCCGATTCAGCTCGCGCAATCGGACCGTTGCACAGACGCTCGAGGATGGAGGGTTCGCGACCCTGCTGCTGGACCTGCTGACCCGCCGGGAGGAGGCGATCGATCTGCAGACGCGCGAGTACCGGTTCGACATCGACCGGCTGGCGCAGCGGGTCGTCGCGGCGATCGATTGGTCCGCGACACAGCCCGCCCTGTCGGCGCTGCCGCTCGCCTGCTTCGGCGCGAGCACGGGAGCCGCGGCCGCGCTGATCGCAGCGGCCGAGCGGCCCAACGCCGTACGCGCGGTGATCTCGCGCGGCGGCAGGCCGGACCTCGCCGGAGACGCCCTGCCGCAGGTTCAGGCGCCGACGCTGCTGATCGTCGGCGGCGCCGACGACGTGGTGATCGATCTCAATCGCCAGGCGATGCGGCGCATGCGGGCGCCGGTGTCGCTCGAGATCGTGCCCGGCGCGACGCACCTGTTCGAAGAGCCGGGCACGCTTCAGGCGGTTTCGCGGCTGGCGCTCGCCTGGTGCCATTGCCATCTGAGGAGCACGCGCTCATGA
- a CDS encoding erythromycin esterase family protein: MRDAAIADVVRRHAMRVDVETAARALIEAVDATVTLVLIGEATHGTHEFYRIRADLTRALVQQRGFTCVAVEADWPDAYRANRWVRLTGEDETAEQALDDFTRFPRWMWRNREVVRFLRWLRAENADRPGDARVGFYGLDLYSLHRSMARVIEYLEAVDPGAAARARHGYACFDAFGDDVQSYGYAATLRLGPTCEDEVVRQLVQLRQRAAEYAARDGRIAADEYFAAEQNARVVCDAEAYYRAMFRGGAAAWNLRDRHMMATLEALFEHAARQQRPARIVVWAHNSHLGDARATSVAARGELNLGQLARERLGGACCSIGMTTHDGEVTAAHEWDDPAALRVVQRSLPGSYERLFHESGVGTFVLPLAPPDVRHALAGPRLERAIGVLYRPETERPSHYFSARLPEQFDVVVHVDRTRALEPLEKWARHEVDLPETYPTGV, translated from the coding sequence ATGCGGGACGCCGCGATCGCCGACGTCGTGCGGCGCCACGCGATGCGCGTGGATGTCGAGACCGCGGCGCGGGCGCTGATCGAGGCCGTCGATGCAACGGTCACGCTGGTCCTGATCGGCGAGGCCACGCACGGCACGCACGAGTTCTACCGGATCCGCGCCGATCTCACCCGGGCGCTCGTCCAACAGCGCGGCTTCACGTGCGTCGCCGTCGAGGCGGACTGGCCCGATGCCTACCGCGCGAACCGCTGGGTTCGCCTGACGGGCGAAGACGAGACCGCTGAGCAGGCGCTCGACGACTTCACGCGCTTCCCGCGGTGGATGTGGCGGAATCGTGAAGTGGTGCGGTTCCTCCGCTGGCTCCGCGCCGAAAACGCCGACCGCCCCGGCGACGCGCGCGTCGGCTTCTATGGACTGGATCTGTACAGCCTCCACCGCTCGATGGCGCGCGTCATCGAGTACCTCGAGGCGGTCGACCCGGGCGCGGCGGCGCGCGCGCGGCACGGCTACGCGTGCTTCGATGCGTTCGGCGACGACGTGCAGTCGTACGGGTACGCCGCGACCCTCCGTCTCGGCCCGACGTGCGAGGACGAAGTCGTTCGACAACTGGTGCAGCTGAGGCAGCGGGCGGCAGAGTACGCCGCCCGCGACGGCCGCATCGCCGCCGACGAGTACTTCGCCGCGGAGCAGAACGCGCGCGTCGTCTGCGACGCTGAAGCCTACTACCGGGCGATGTTCCGCGGCGGCGCCGCGGCGTGGAATCTGCGCGACCGCCACATGATGGCCACGCTCGAAGCCCTGTTCGAGCATGCGGCGCGGCAGCAGCGGCCGGCGCGAATCGTCGTCTGGGCGCACAACTCCCATCTCGGCGACGCGCGCGCCACCAGCGTCGCCGCGCGGGGCGAGTTGAACCTGGGCCAGCTCGCCCGCGAACGCCTCGGCGGCGCCTGCTGCTCGATCGGCATGACCACGCACGACGGCGAGGTCACCGCCGCACACGAGTGGGACGATCCTGCCGCGCTCCGTGTCGTGCAGCGTTCGCTGCCGGGAAGCTACGAACGCCTGTTTCACGAGAGCGGCGTCGGTACGTTCGTGCTGCCCCTTGCGCCGCCAGACGTGAGGCACGCCCTCGCCGGCCCGCGGCTCGAACGCGCCATCGGCGTCCTCTACCGCCCCGAGACCGAGCGTCCGAGCCACTACTTCTCCGCGCGGCTGCCCGAGCAGTTCGACGTGGTGGTGCACGTCGATCGCACGCGCGCCCTCGAGCCTCTCGAGAAGTGGGCGCGGCACGAGGTGGACCTGCCGGAAACCTACCCGACGGGAGTTTGA